The proteins below are encoded in one region of bacterium:
- a CDS encoding Rieske (2Fe-2S) protein, which yields MDQTRRQFIRTCCALGAVGAASWLGIGCSKSGNSNPSNPQSGPPFSVDGQGRVVVNLSDVPALQQDNQAVAFFGTPLGHPLIVTHMTGDSYFALDSTCTHQSCTVDATSPEISCPCHGSLYNLNGTVARGPARASLPHYTLTKANNTLTIALH from the coding sequence ATGGATCAGACTCGACGGCAGTTCATCAGAACCTGCTGTGCCCTCGGCGCGGTGGGAGCGGCAAGCTGGCTGGGAATCGGGTGCTCGAAATCCGGCAACAGTAATCCGTCCAACCCGCAGAGCGGCCCGCCTTTCAGCGTGGATGGCCAGGGACGTGTGGTGGTTAACCTGTCGGATGTGCCCGCCCTCCAGCAGGACAATCAGGCCGTGGCCTTCTTCGGCACGCCGCTCGGACATCCGTTGATCGTGACGCACATGACGGGCGACAGCTACTTTGCCCTCGACAGCACCTGCACCCATCAAAGCTGCACCGTGGACGCCACGTCTCCCGAAATCTCCTGCCCCTGTCATGGCTCACTGTACAACCTGAATGGCACCGTCGCCCGCGGCCCCGCCCGCGCGTCCCTTCCCCATTACACATTAACCAAGGCAAATAACACCCTCACGATTGCGCTGCATTGA
- a CDS encoding GNAT family N-acetyltransferase, translated as MAVQKVAISKLSFKPVSAEVWPDLEALFGERGACGGCWCMYWRISRKEFNAQKGDGNKKAFKKIVKDGAVPGIIAYADGKPVGWCAVRPREDYPVLDGSRILKPVDEQPVWSIVCQFVLAPYRRQGVSAKLLEAVVKHVKKQGGKIVEGYPHDPKTDQPAAFVWTGLAPAFLEAGFEEVARRSATRPIMRYVIQAERRK; from the coding sequence ATGGCAGTCCAAAAGGTGGCTATATCCAAGCTGAGCTTTAAGCCTGTCTCGGCTGAAGTTTGGCCGGATCTGGAAGCTCTGTTCGGTGAGCGCGGAGCCTGCGGTGGTTGCTGGTGCATGTACTGGCGTATCAGCCGCAAAGAGTTCAACGCCCAAAAGGGCGACGGCAACAAAAAGGCTTTCAAGAAGATTGTCAAGGACGGCGCTGTTCCGGGGATTATTGCCTATGCCGACGGCAAACCTGTCGGCTGGTGCGCGGTGAGGCCCCGGGAGGACTATCCCGTGCTGGACGGATCGCGGATTCTCAAGCCCGTGGACGAGCAGCCGGTGTGGAGTATTGTCTGCCAATTCGTGCTTGCGCCCTACCGCCGCCAAGGGGTCAGCGCGAAGTTATTGGAAGCGGTGGTGAAGCATGTGAAGAAGCAGGGGGGCAAGATTGTGGAGGGCTATCCCCACGATCCGAAAACCGACCAGCCGGCGGCCTTTGTGTGGACAGGACTCGCTCCGGCGTTTCTTGAGGCCGGATTTGAAGAGGTCGCCCGCCGCTCGGCGACCCGTCCCATCATGCGGTATGTCATACAAGCAGAGCGCCGCAAGTGA
- a CDS encoding PDZ domain-containing protein yields the protein MDSWTRPALWAALIVTLILAGAALAADQPPQGYYRWPTVFGDKVVFSSEGDLWETPLSGGIARRLTIAPGTESFAMFSPDGKWIAFSGNYDGNFDVYVIPAEGGEPKRLTYDPMGAYVTGWTPDGKVVFRSMAYSGQYIWKAFTIAPTGGYPEPVAVDEAAHLTYEPNGDRIAYTRVSLGTRTWKRYRGGWAEQIWVGSTKSHDYKQVTTWNGNNAIPMWYNGRIYFLRDRDWDTTESMKTVQPNSSASRVNLYSMKPDGSDIQQMTAHSDWDVRWPSIVKGKIAYSVGADIWIFDADKNQESKVDIQLPSDRTQTRSKFIQPDEYTNEFNLSPDGKRILLGARGDLFTVPTERRGIIKQITLSPGAREKGAEFMPDGEHIIAWSDLKGEEGLYLYPAKKPGEPKKIADGKGGWNFTPEVSPDGKWAVYGDNNRNLQLVNIESGATSQIDTSGWEIRDYTWSPDSRYIAYSVSLPSEYSGVRIYDTKEHEVHNITDQLYSSYSPTWDPKGKWLYMISSRYMNPYGSANDFSFVVLEADRIYGLALDPKTKSPYAYTEDGTAIGDEKSDEDSTKADKKDGDKKEKSSKKKDKDEDKDKDKKEKVTVKIVWDGLNDRLVEFPIAPGNYYGLAAIESKLYYVSQPTMGRRSGGVHDEDEMQSTLKLFDIKKKKESDVVDGVRGYALSHDLKKIAVRKKSGYVIMDAGDTDEPKVNKDDKDAGMHLEDWVYDVDPRAEWKQIFAEAWRLQRDFFYDPNMHNVNWKYQKEHYATLLDRVQTRAELNDLIAQMISELDAGHAYIGGGDQQNSKSVGVGLLGVNVSKDNSGFYRIDRILHGDPWDDDRSSPLARAGVNVKEGEYIVAIDNMPTNKVDNYLQLLNNRAEKPVIVSVNSKPSLDGARQVVVKTLSSEGELRYWDWVYGRMDYVRKHGGEDIAYVHLSDMGTPGLEQWMKEYYPQAQKKALIMDVRYNGGGNIAEWILGQLQRSVWTWGMARNGQRYHRPGSAFYGPMIALCNEETGSDGETFSEGWKRLKMGPLVGKRTWGGWVGIRGDKPFIDRGFFTQPEFTGWGVDSTMKASWLIEGPGVTPDVEVVNHPAKMLEGVDEQLDYAIQYLKDQMKNRPMPVPDHPVYPNHAPQYGVK from the coding sequence ATGGACTCATGGACTCGGCCCGCACTTTGGGCAGCACTCATCGTAACTCTTATCCTGGCGGGAGCAGCGTTGGCTGCCGACCAGCCGCCGCAAGGTTACTACCGCTGGCCCACGGTTTTCGGCGACAAGGTGGTGTTTTCGTCGGAAGGCGATTTGTGGGAAACGCCGCTCTCGGGCGGCATCGCGCGGCGTCTGACCATTGCGCCGGGAACGGAATCCTTTGCGATGTTCTCGCCGGACGGGAAATGGATCGCCTTCTCGGGCAACTATGACGGCAATTTTGACGTCTACGTGATTCCCGCCGAAGGCGGCGAGCCGAAGCGGCTCACCTATGATCCGATGGGAGCCTACGTCACCGGCTGGACGCCGGACGGCAAGGTGGTTTTCCGTTCGATGGCGTACAGCGGGCAGTATATCTGGAAGGCATTCACCATCGCGCCGACCGGCGGCTATCCCGAACCTGTGGCGGTGGATGAAGCGGCGCATTTGACCTATGAGCCCAACGGCGACCGGATTGCCTACACACGCGTCTCCCTTGGAACCCGCACGTGGAAGCGCTATCGCGGTGGCTGGGCGGAGCAGATCTGGGTAGGCAGCACCAAGAGCCACGACTACAAGCAGGTGACCACGTGGAACGGCAACAATGCGATTCCGATGTGGTACAATGGCCGGATCTATTTCCTGCGGGACCGCGACTGGGACACGACTGAATCCATGAAGACGGTGCAGCCCAACAGCAGCGCGTCACGGGTGAATCTCTACTCGATGAAGCCGGACGGATCGGATATTCAACAGATGACCGCCCACAGTGATTGGGACGTGCGCTGGCCGAGCATCGTCAAGGGCAAGATCGCCTACAGCGTGGGCGCGGATATCTGGATTTTTGACGCGGATAAGAACCAGGAATCGAAGGTGGATATCCAACTGCCGTCGGACCGGACGCAGACGCGCAGCAAGTTTATCCAGCCGGATGAATATACCAACGAGTTCAATCTTTCCCCCGACGGCAAGCGGATACTGCTGGGCGCACGCGGCGACCTGTTTACGGTGCCCACCGAGCGGCGCGGCATCATCAAGCAGATCACGTTGAGCCCCGGTGCGCGGGAAAAAGGCGCGGAATTCATGCCGGACGGCGAGCACATCATCGCGTGGTCGGACCTGAAGGGCGAAGAAGGCCTCTACCTCTACCCTGCCAAGAAGCCCGGCGAGCCGAAGAAGATCGCGGACGGGAAAGGCGGCTGGAATTTCACACCCGAAGTCTCGCCCGACGGCAAGTGGGCCGTCTACGGCGACAACAACCGCAATCTGCAACTGGTGAACATCGAAAGCGGCGCGACCTCACAGATCGACACCTCCGGCTGGGAAATTCGTGACTACACGTGGTCGCCGGACTCGCGCTACATCGCGTACAGCGTATCGCTGCCCAGCGAATACAGCGGCGTGCGGATTTACGACACGAAGGAACACGAGGTCCACAACATCACGGACCAGTTGTATTCCAGCTACTCGCCGACGTGGGATCCCAAGGGCAAGTGGCTGTATATGATCTCCTCGCGCTACATGAATCCTTACGGCAGCGCGAATGATTTCAGCTTCGTTGTGCTGGAAGCGGACCGCATTTACGGACTGGCACTTGATCCCAAGACCAAGAGCCCCTACGCCTACACCGAAGACGGCACCGCCATCGGCGATGAGAAGTCCGACGAGGACAGCACCAAGGCCGACAAGAAGGACGGCGACAAGAAAGAGAAATCCTCGAAGAAGAAGGACAAGGACGAGGATAAGGATAAAGATAAGAAGGAAAAGGTCACCGTCAAGATCGTGTGGGATGGCTTGAATGACCGCCTGGTCGAGTTCCCGATTGCGCCGGGCAACTACTACGGCCTGGCCGCCATCGAAAGCAAGCTGTATTATGTTTCACAGCCCACGATGGGACGGCGCAGCGGCGGCGTACATGACGAAGACGAGATGCAGTCCACGCTGAAGCTGTTCGACATCAAGAAGAAGAAGGAAAGCGATGTAGTGGACGGCGTGCGCGGCTATGCGCTGTCGCATGATTTGAAGAAGATCGCCGTGCGCAAGAAGTCGGGCTATGTGATTATGGACGCGGGCGACACCGACGAGCCGAAGGTCAACAAGGATGACAAGGATGCCGGAATGCACCTTGAAGACTGGGTGTATGACGTGGATCCGCGCGCGGAATGGAAGCAGATTTTCGCCGAAGCGTGGCGTCTGCAGCGGGATTTCTTCTACGATCCCAACATGCACAACGTCAACTGGAAGTATCAGAAGGAGCACTACGCCACGCTGCTCGACCGGGTGCAGACCCGCGCCGAGTTGAACGATCTGATCGCGCAGATGATTTCCGAACTGGATGCGGGCCACGCCTACATCGGCGGCGGCGACCAGCAGAATTCCAAGTCAGTGGGCGTGGGTCTGCTGGGCGTGAATGTGAGCAAGGACAACAGCGGTTTCTACCGCATTGACCGTATCCTGCACGGTGATCCGTGGGATGACGACCGTTCGAGCCCGCTGGCCCGCGCCGGCGTGAATGTCAAGGAGGGCGAGTACATCGTCGCCATTGACAATATGCCGACCAACAAAGTGGACAATTACCTGCAACTGCTCAACAACCGCGCCGAGAAGCCGGTGATTGTGTCGGTAAACAGCAAGCCGTCGCTGGACGGTGCGCGGCAGGTGGTGGTGAAGACACTCTCCTCCGAAGGCGAACTGCGCTATTGGGACTGGGTCTATGGCCGCATGGACTATGTGCGCAAGCACGGCGGCGAGGATATTGCGTACGTGCATCTGTCAGACATGGGCACGCCGGGGCTCGAGCAGTGGATGAAGGAATATTATCCGCAGGCGCAGAAGAAGGCACTGATCATGGACGTGCGGTATAACGGCGGCGGCAACATCGCAGAGTGGATCCTCGGGCAGCTCCAGCGCAGCGTGTGGACGTGGGGCATGGCGCGCAACGGCCAGCGGTACCACCGTCCGGGCAGTGCGTTCTACGGTCCCATGATCGCGCTCTGCAATGAAGAAACCGGCAGCGACGGCGAGACCTTCTCCGAAGGCTGGAAGCGGCTGAAAATGGGCCCGCTGGTGGGCAAGCGCACGTGGGGTGGCTGGGTCGGCATCCGTGGCGACAAGCCGTTTATCGACCGCGGCTTCTTCACACAGCCCGAGTTTACCGGCTGGGGCGTGGACAGCACGATGAAGGCGAGTTGGCTGATCGAAGGCCCCGGGGTTACTCCGGACGTGGAAGTGGTCAACCATCCGGCGAAGATGCTGGAAGGCGTGGACGAGCAGCTCGACTACGCGATCCAGTATCTGAAGGACCAGATGAAGAACAGGCCGATGCCTGTTCCGGATCATCCCGTCTATCCGAATCACGCTCCGCAGTACGGCGTGAAGTGA